The Thermococcus sp. 21S7 genome window below encodes:
- a CDS encoding glycosyltransferase, translating into MSKPLVSIITPTYNHEKYISECIESVLSQTYPHWEMIIIDDGSTDRTPEIVRRYVESDDRIHYLRQKNKGIWSLRKTYNRALKFADGELIAILEGDDFWPDHKLELQIGAFKDPDVVLSWGKAGIVNEDGSLRAVWDISEDLITSDHNHIFQQLIFRDFIPAVTVMIRKEALLSIGGFKQPLNLPYVDYPTWLELATIGKFRPVNHILGYWRRHESQATVKYFETMTVKARVYALYFFRSLPTNIKQAIKISEMDIFKHGLSVDYLNLGKFELNLNKFENAKDCFMIARDFASFRIELVATLFLIYAQLRKYYYRIFSSH; encoded by the coding sequence ATGTCAAAGCCCCTTGTGAGTATAATAACCCCCACATACAACCATGAGAAATATATTAGCGAGTGCATTGAGAGTGTTCTCTCTCAAACTTACCCTCACTGGGAGATGATAATAATTGATGATGGGTCAACGGATAGAACTCCCGAGATTGTTCGTAGATATGTGGAGTCTGATGACAGAATACATTATCTCAGACAGAAAAATAAGGGGATATGGAGCCTAAGAAAGACATATAATAGAGCCTTAAAGTTTGCTGATGGTGAGTTAATTGCTATTCTTGAGGGAGATGACTTTTGGCCGGATCATAAATTAGAGCTCCAGATTGGAGCTTTTAAAGATCCTGATGTAGTTTTAAGCTGGGGCAAGGCAGGAATCGTTAATGAAGACGGAAGCTTACGGGCTGTTTGGGATATCTCCGAGGATTTAATCACAAGTGACCATAATCATATTTTCCAGCAACTCATATTTAGGGATTTTATTCCCGCAGTTACTGTGATGATCAGAAAGGAAGCTTTGCTAAGTATTGGTGGATTTAAGCAGCCATTAAATCTCCCGTATGTGGATTATCCTACATGGCTTGAACTTGCTACTATTGGAAAATTCCGCCCAGTTAATCATATTTTAGGATATTGGAGAAGACATGAAAGTCAAGCAACTGTGAAATATTTTGAAACAATGACTGTCAAGGCGAGGGTTTATGCTCTGTACTTTTTTAGGAGCCTGCCTACAAATATTAAACAAGCAATAAAGATATCCGAGATGGATATCTTCAAACATGGACTATCCGTTGATTATTTAAATTTGGGGAAGTTTGAACTTAATTTAAACAAATTTGAGAATGCAAAGGATTGCTTTATGATAGCCCGGGATTTTGCATCATTCAGAATTGAATTGGTGGCTACATTATTTCTCATATATGCACAACTCCGTAAATATTATTATAGAATATTCAGCTCTCACTAA
- a CDS encoding class I SAM-dependent methyltransferase yields MSVVEFIIETMQSHEFEGKKILEVGSRYENGSVRPLIQRCYSPREYIGIDIQPGRYVDLILPAEEIVNYFGENSFDAVISTEVLEHVKDWRLVINNIKRAVKPNGVIYITTRSYGFPYHAYPYDFWRYEIDDMKRIFADFEIIELKNDPEAPGVFLKARKPKRWKPVDLSNIQLYSIILGKRTNRIVSVEDMPILRKIKLGIYAKVLHKSIV; encoded by the coding sequence ATGAGCGTCGTAGAGTTTATCATAGAAACTATGCAGTCTCATGAATTCGAAGGAAAAAAGATACTCGAAGTAGGAAGTAGATATGAAAATGGAAGTGTTAGACCGCTTATACAGCGATGTTATTCCCCAAGAGAATATATTGGGATAGATATACAACCAGGAAGATATGTAGATTTAATCCTTCCGGCTGAGGAAATAGTTAACTACTTTGGAGAGAACTCATTTGATGCTGTTATCTCCACAGAAGTTCTCGAACACGTTAAGGATTGGAGATTAGTAATTAACAATATTAAAAGAGCTGTGAAACCCAATGGGGTGATATATATAACAACAAGATCATATGGATTTCCGTATCATGCTTATCCATATGACTTCTGGAGATACGAAATAGATGATATGAAGCGAATATTTGCAGATTTTGAAATAATAGAACTAAAAAATGATCCAGAAGCTCCGGGAGTCTTTTTAAAAGCAAGAAAACCAAAAAGATGGAAGCCTGTGGATTTATCTAATATCCAACTCTACTCTATAATTCTCGGTAAAAGGACAAATAGAATAGTAAGTGTAGAGGATATGCCTATATTAAGGAAAATCAAGCTAGGGATATATGCCAAAGTATTGCATAAGTCCATCGTGTAA
- a CDS encoding glycosyltransferase family 4 protein: MRILQVVHSFPSIRRAGVELYTYYLSKELAEKHEVHILYPIFEKKSKKELWVRDKYEDGLYIHEIVFPTRFIDKLKRLINSMFIENTYLNSRIDPLFENLLDEINPDIVHFQHVIGLSASLIKISKQKNVPTVLTLHDYWFMCPTTNLLRWDYSLCNGPYPKRCQLCWSKKHSEALAESLAKFYIPIPKSLTLRPLEVTLRALNSPTKFEQRECYLKSLLLMADKIVTPSQFLMSIFTKYGVLSDKIIYSENGYNLEIFKGFRKKKKDTDKMIFGFAGSVTPIKGVHILIEAFLKVPEEKAELRIYGGYNSNSPYVRELFKKIQGKSNIHFLGKYEDPKVPFSEIDVLVFPSITYENCPLVLAEARATRTPVIASNLGAIPEFVENNRVGFLFKPNDPSDLHEKIMYLIENPNLITKFKKNIKLPKSISEQANEIERIYMSLVT, translated from the coding sequence GTGAGAATCTTACAAGTGGTTCATAGCTTTCCGAGTATTAGGCGTGCGGGAGTAGAACTCTATACGTACTACCTTTCCAAAGAGTTGGCAGAGAAGCATGAAGTCCATATTCTTTATCCGATATTTGAAAAAAAATCTAAAAAAGAGCTATGGGTCCGAGATAAGTATGAAGATGGGTTATACATTCATGAAATTGTTTTTCCTACTCGATTTATAGATAAACTTAAACGTCTCATTAACTCCATGTTTATTGAAAATACTTATTTAAACTCCAGAATAGATCCTCTTTTCGAGAATTTACTTGATGAAATAAATCCTGACATAGTTCATTTTCAGCATGTAATTGGATTGTCTGCTTCTTTAATCAAGATTTCAAAACAAAAAAATGTGCCGACTGTCCTAACTCTCCATGATTACTGGTTCATGTGCCCCACCACTAACCTTCTTAGATGGGACTATTCTCTGTGTAATGGACCCTATCCCAAGAGATGTCAGCTATGCTGGTCTAAAAAGCATTCTGAAGCTCTCGCGGAATCACTTGCAAAGTTCTATATTCCTATTCCAAAGTCTCTAACGTTGAGACCCCTCGAAGTGACTTTAAGGGCGTTAAATTCTCCAACAAAATTTGAACAAAGGGAGTGCTATCTGAAGTCCCTACTGTTGATGGCCGATAAAATAGTCACCCCATCACAATTCCTGATGAGCATATTTACCAAATATGGAGTTCTATCAGATAAAATAATTTACTCTGAGAACGGATATAACTTAGAAATCTTCAAAGGATTTAGAAAAAAGAAAAAGGACACAGACAAGATGATCTTTGGATTCGCTGGGAGTGTTACTCCTATAAAAGGTGTTCACATATTGATTGAAGCTTTTTTGAAAGTGCCTGAGGAGAAGGCCGAGCTGAGAATCTATGGGGGGTATAATTCGAACTCACCTTATGTTCGGGAGCTCTTCAAAAAAATACAGGGAAAGTCTAATATTCATTTTTTGGGTAAATATGAAGATCCTAAAGTGCCTTTTTCTGAGATAGACGTTTTAGTGTTTCCCTCAATTACATATGAGAACTGTCCATTAGTATTAGCTGAAGCGCGTGCAACTAGAACTCCAGTAATTGCATCGAACTTAGGTGCCATTCCAGAGTTCGTTGAAAATAATAGAGTGGGATTCCTTTTCAAGCCTAACGATCCAAGTGATCTGCATGAAAAGATTATGTACCTCATAGAGAACCCCAATCTGATAACAAAATTTAAGAAAAATATAAAACTCCCAAAGAGCATTAGTGAGCAGGCTAATGAGATTGAAAGGATATATATGTCTTTAGTTACATAA
- the bgaS gene encoding beta-galactosidase BgaS, with protein MEEFYWGVVQSAFQFEMGDPLRRNIDARSDWWQWVRDPFNIKNDLVSGDLPEDGINNYELYEIDHRLAKDMGLNAYQLTIEWSRIFPCPTFGVDAEVERDSYGLIKRVKLKKEALEELDGLANRSEVAHYRAVLKNLKKLGFSTFVTLNHQTLPVWLHNPIEVRRDFEGARARGWADEESIVEFVKFSAYVAWKFSDLVDFWATFDEPMVTVELGYLAPYVGWPPGILNPNAAKKVIIHQMVAHARAYDAIKEFSKAPVGIILNIIPAYPLNPRDERDVKAAENYDYFHNRLFLDALNEGRVDLELNWEGVKINHLARNDWIGNNYYTREVVKWVEPKFKELPMVSFVGAEGYGYSGNPMGVSPDNNPTSDFGWEVYPKGIYDSTMIAAEYGKPVYITENGVADSKDILRPRYIVSHVRELFRAIENGADVRGYFHWALTDNYEWAMGFKIRFGLYEVDLITKERIPRRKSVETYRRIVTEGLGDENDSS; from the coding sequence ATGGAAGAATTTTACTGGGGCGTCGTTCAGTCGGCCTTTCAGTTCGAGATGGGCGATCCGCTCAGGCGGAACATAGACGCAAGGAGCGACTGGTGGCAGTGGGTTCGCGACCCCTTCAACATCAAGAACGACCTCGTCAGCGGCGATCTGCCCGAGGACGGCATAAACAATTATGAACTTTACGAAATCGACCACAGGCTCGCCAAGGACATGGGTTTGAACGCCTACCAGCTCACGATAGAGTGGAGCAGAATCTTCCCGTGCCCGACCTTCGGCGTCGATGCCGAGGTTGAGAGGGACTCCTACGGCCTGATAAAGCGCGTTAAACTCAAGAAGGAAGCCCTAGAGGAACTCGACGGACTGGCCAACCGTTCAGAGGTCGCCCACTATCGGGCCGTGCTGAAGAACCTCAAAAAGCTCGGCTTCTCGACCTTCGTGACGCTCAACCATCAGACCCTGCCCGTGTGGCTCCACAACCCCATCGAGGTGAGGAGGGACTTCGAGGGAGCGAGGGCCAGGGGCTGGGCTGACGAGGAGAGCATAGTCGAGTTCGTTAAGTTCTCGGCGTACGTTGCGTGGAAGTTCTCCGATTTGGTGGATTTCTGGGCCACCTTCGACGAACCGATGGTTACCGTTGAGCTCGGCTACCTCGCCCCCTACGTCGGCTGGCCGCCCGGGATACTAAACCCCAACGCGGCGAAGAAGGTTATAATTCACCAGATGGTGGCACATGCAAGGGCATACGATGCGATAAAGGAGTTCTCGAAGGCGCCGGTGGGGATAATCCTCAACATAATCCCCGCCTATCCCCTGAACCCGAGGGACGAGCGGGACGTCAAAGCGGCTGAAAACTACGACTACTTCCACAACAGGCTCTTCCTCGATGCCCTGAACGAGGGGAGGGTGGACCTGGAACTGAACTGGGAGGGGGTTAAAATCAACCACCTGGCCAGAAACGACTGGATAGGGAACAACTACTACACCAGGGAGGTTGTTAAGTGGGTCGAGCCGAAGTTCAAGGAGCTGCCCATGGTAAGCTTTGTCGGAGCGGAGGGCTATGGCTATTCCGGAAACCCGATGGGGGTCTCGCCCGACAACAATCCAACCAGCGACTTCGGCTGGGAGGTCTATCCGAAAGGTATATACGACTCGACGATGATAGCCGCGGAGTACGGGAAGCCGGTCTACATAACCGAGAACGGGGTGGCGGACTCCAAGGACATACTGAGGCCGCGGTACATAGTCAGCCACGTGAGGGAGCTGTTCAGGGCGATTGAGAACGGCGCCGACGTCCGGGGCTACTTCCACTGGGCGCTGACTGACAACTACGAGTGGGCGATGGGGTTCAAGATACGCTTCGGCCTCTACGAGGTCGACCTGATAACCAAGGAGAGAATCCCGCGCAGAAAGAGCGTGGAGACGTATAGGAGAATCGTCACGGAGGGGTTGGGAGATGAAAACGATAGCAGTTGA
- a CDS encoding PIG-L deacetylase family protein, translated as MFEDIDNFDEAFEKLLEELEFDLSNPFEEVEKVLCIEPHPDDCVIGLGGTIKKLTDDGIEVLYVCMTDGSMGTLDDDLSSHELALIRRREEEESAGMLGVKRIIWLGYRDTELPYTREVRKDLVKVIRAEKPDAVLAPDPWLPYEAHPDHRRAGFLALDAVAFSQLPNFGSTDAAAGLKPHQVEVFGFYYTARPNYFVDITDVMELKLRAIRAHRSQFTDDVWEKWEPFLRTVALYYGKKAGVKYAEGLRFMPGMFLHITPFAELI; from the coding sequence ATGTTCGAGGACATCGATAACTTTGATGAGGCCTTTGAAAAGCTCCTCGAAGAGCTTGAATTCGACCTCTCGAATCCATTTGAGGAAGTCGAAAAGGTTCTGTGCATCGAGCCCCACCCGGACGACTGCGTCATAGGCCTTGGCGGAACGATAAAGAAGCTGACCGATGATGGAATAGAGGTCCTCTACGTCTGCATGACCGACGGCTCAATGGGAACCCTTGACGACGACCTGAGCTCCCACGAGCTTGCTCTCATCCGGAGGCGCGAGGAGGAAGAGAGCGCGGGGATGCTCGGCGTCAAAAGGATAATCTGGCTCGGTTACAGGGACACTGAGCTCCCCTACACGAGGGAGGTCAGAAAAGACCTGGTAAAGGTAATCCGCGCTGAAAAGCCCGACGCGGTTCTCGCTCCCGACCCCTGGCTCCCCTACGAGGCGCATCCAGACCACAGAAGGGCGGGCTTTCTGGCCCTCGACGCCGTGGCCTTCTCCCAGCTCCCCAACTTCGGGAGCACGGACGCGGCGGCCGGCCTGAAACCCCACCAGGTCGAGGTCTTCGGCTTCTACTACACGGCGAGGCCAAACTATTTCGTTGATATCACTGACGTCATGGAGCTGAAGCTGAGGGCGATACGGGCCCACAGAAGCCAGTTCACCGATGACGTCTGGGAGAAATGGGAGCCCTTCCTGAGAACGGTGGCGCTCTACTACGGTAAAAAGGCGGGGGTGAAGTACGCCGAGGGGCTGCGCTTCATGCCCGGCATGTTCCTGCACATAACGCCCTTCGCGGAGCTGATTTAG
- a CDS encoding type II toxin-antitoxin system VapC family toxin, whose product MPLPSEITFDSRTLLRMHTAGRKRQLEITLAKFTVSLSVITLYRYLSVRAYLKKNVERELEVLRDIYTIVPLSDEILVKAAQIEAQLLQKGKMLDLEDILTAATAICTGSLLVTDDPKRYECIRQFGLDTMPLEKFLGELEIMVKMELG is encoded by the coding sequence ATGCCGCTCCCATCGGAGATAACCTTCGACAGCCGGACGCTCCTCAGGATGCATACCGCGGGCAGGAAGAGACAGCTGGAGATAACGCTGGCCAAGTTCACGGTATCCCTCTCAGTAATCACGCTCTACCGCTACCTCTCGGTTCGGGCGTACCTTAAGAAAAACGTCGAGAGGGAGCTGGAGGTACTGCGGGACATCTACACGATAGTCCCCCTGAGCGATGAGATACTCGTCAAAGCCGCCCAGATAGAGGCCCAGCTCCTTCAGAAGGGAAAGATGCTCGACCTTGAGGACATTCTCACCGCCGCAACGGCAATCTGCACGGGCAGTCTGCTCGTCACGGACGACCCCAAGAGGTACGAATGCATCAGGCAGTTCGGCCTGGACACGATGCCCCTGGAAAAGTTCCTGGGAGAACTTGAGATAATGGTAAAGATGGAGCTGGGCTAA
- a CDS encoding ABC transporter substrate-binding protein, which produces MKKYLTLALVALLLGSLAGFASAAEEKGPANFGNYYNAKANELLKALATTSDENKQVEYLKELTKIWLQDVPAVPVYTGTVFYEANTKYWKDWPNEKNPYGVPIFWAGFGTWGTALALLGVKPTGVQDNGGGDFPRHETIYTANSAPPTSANPFQGGNIIGIDGLVFEPLFMLNFMTTELKPWLAESGTWVNGNTFEVKLRDGLKWQDDQPLTAEDVKFSFEYYEKLGLKDWGSIGLKEVKVVDDRTVDFVFEGKPNVWAWRSNLYSVLIIPKHVFESLDPEKVKTMTFTGDDKKYLVGSGAYRLKEVVQQQKSILERNDDWWGAKYFQKPAAKYIIQLYVSSNDQAANMFLKGDLDVATYYMDIAELKKQNPNIVSWLDTEPYFPPVVPVVLYFNTQREPLNNPEVRKAIAMAINPQQIVQQGPISAVPDQTPLGPIMQGWKEKIGAKDLINEYGWKYGDIADAIKILDKLGIKDTDGDGIREYNGKPLELHFVTCSGCSDWIQAGEIIANQLKPLGIKVVIDKGDWTNFFMQKLNGGDFDLALHWAGTFKPDPYSVYYSLMYNENPPATPTPTTTTTTSSPSPTTTTTPSTTSPTTSSPSTTSSSSPTTTTSGGGSTCGPAALVLLAAVPLLLRRRR; this is translated from the coding sequence ATGAAAAAGTACCTCACCCTTGCCCTGGTGGCTCTTCTGCTTGGGAGCTTAGCCGGTTTTGCAAGCGCCGCCGAGGAGAAGGGTCCAGCCAACTTTGGCAACTATTACAACGCCAAGGCCAACGAGCTCCTTAAGGCCCTCGCAACTACCTCCGATGAGAACAAACAGGTCGAGTACCTGAAGGAGCTGACGAAGATATGGCTCCAGGACGTTCCTGCCGTTCCCGTTTACACGGGTACGGTCTTCTACGAGGCCAACACCAAGTACTGGAAGGACTGGCCCAACGAAAAGAACCCCTACGGTGTCCCGATATTCTGGGCGGGCTTTGGAACGTGGGGAACCGCACTCGCGCTCCTGGGCGTCAAGCCGACGGGCGTTCAGGACAACGGCGGCGGTGACTTCCCGAGGCACGAGACGATATACACCGCCAACAGCGCTCCCCCGACCAGCGCCAACCCCTTCCAGGGTGGCAACATAATCGGCATCGATGGCCTCGTTTTTGAGCCCCTCTTCATGCTGAACTTCATGACGACGGAGCTGAAGCCCTGGCTCGCCGAGAGCGGCACCTGGGTGAACGGCAACACCTTCGAGGTCAAGCTCAGGGACGGCCTTAAGTGGCAGGACGATCAGCCTCTGACGGCCGAGGATGTGAAGTTCTCCTTCGAGTACTACGAGAAGCTCGGCCTCAAAGACTGGGGTTCCATCGGTCTCAAGGAGGTGAAAGTCGTTGATGACAGAACGGTTGACTTTGTTTTTGAGGGTAAACCCAACGTCTGGGCCTGGAGGAGCAACCTCTACTCCGTTCTCATCATCCCGAAGCACGTCTTCGAGAGCCTTGACCCCGAGAAGGTCAAGACCATGACATTCACCGGCGATGACAAGAAGTACCTCGTCGGTTCCGGAGCTTACAGGCTCAAGGAGGTCGTCCAGCAGCAGAAGTCCATCCTTGAGAGGAACGACGACTGGTGGGGGGCGAAGTACTTCCAGAAGCCCGCCGCCAAGTACATCATCCAGCTCTACGTTTCGAGCAACGACCAGGCCGCCAACATGTTCCTCAAGGGCGACCTCGACGTCGCCACCTACTACATGGACATCGCCGAGCTCAAGAAGCAGAACCCGAACATCGTCAGCTGGCTCGACACCGAGCCCTACTTCCCGCCCGTCGTTCCGGTGGTTCTCTACTTCAACACCCAGCGCGAGCCCCTCAACAACCCCGAGGTCAGGAAGGCGATAGCCATGGCCATCAACCCGCAGCAGATCGTCCAGCAGGGCCCGATAAGCGCCGTCCCGGACCAGACCCCGCTCGGACCCATCATGCAGGGCTGGAAGGAGAAGATAGGCGCCAAGGACCTCATCAACGAGTACGGCTGGAAGTACGGGGACATAGCCGACGCGATAAAGATACTCGACAAGCTGGGCATCAAGGACACCGACGGCGACGGCATCAGGGAGTACAACGGAAAGCCCCTTGAGCTTCACTTCGTAACCTGCTCCGGCTGTTCTGACTGGATACAGGCGGGCGAGATTATAGCCAACCAGCTCAAGCCCCTCGGAATCAAGGTCGTCATAGACAAGGGCGACTGGACCAACTTCTTCATGCAGAAGCTCAACGGCGGCGACTTCGACCTCGCGCTCCACTGGGCCGGAACCTTCAAGCCCGACCCGTACAGCGTCTACTACAGCCTGATGTACAACGAGAACCCGCCGGCCACGCCGACCCCGACGACAACCACGACGACCAGTTCACCGAGCCCGACCACCACTACCACGCCCTCGACCACCTCACCGACGACCAGCAGCCCGAGCACTACCTCATCGAGCTCGCCCACCACAACCACATCCGGCGGAGGTAGCACCTGCGGTCCGGCCGCCTTGGTGCTGCTGGCGGCTGTGCCCCTCCTTCTGAGGAGGAGGCGCTGA
- a CDS encoding sulfatase: MFKNVILITIDSLRADHLSPYNYPIETPNIDKLASQGILFKNAYANSPGTPSSFQAILTSTYPTMYGGYGYMSKFRPYLPNILKSALGDSIYTIGIVSNPYLSHYYGYNRGFDFFYDGLNESSDNLIQKGVRFLKHLLQPSPYPVGSTLNKIAKKQIHHAKNTNRRIFMWIHYMDVHFPYFYKDKLKNLLLRKKIHLANSYILKVVYGEMNSIPKDILDQLIILYDEGILRVDKYIGDLISFLEKEKLLEDTLVILTADHGDEFMEHGGLGHTPKLYNELLHIPLILSNPSLTNRQITKRVDQLDISPTICEVLGCAKNKKWLGQSLLGISEDKLVISEVANTSISDKVDLNEWRISIIDDKWKAHYYARTREIELYDLEKDPQEKINVAKRFKKTSLSFREVFQEHMTMVRGTWSHISLKKAIKNLKLKGKI; the protein is encoded by the coding sequence ATGTTCAAAAATGTGATCCTAATAACAATTGATAGTCTTCGGGCTGATCATTTAAGTCCATACAATTATCCTATCGAGACCCCTAATATAGATAAACTAGCATCACAAGGAATACTCTTTAAAAATGCATATGCAAATAGTCCGGGCACTCCAAGCTCTTTCCAAGCTATCTTAACTTCAACTTATCCGACTATGTATGGTGGATATGGATATATGTCAAAATTCCGACCGTATTTACCTAATATTCTAAAATCTGCTCTTGGTGATTCTATCTATACAATTGGAATAGTCTCAAATCCCTATTTAAGTCATTACTATGGATATAATAGAGGATTTGACTTTTTCTATGATGGATTAAATGAGTCCTCCGACAATTTAATTCAAAAGGGTGTACGGTTTTTGAAGCATCTGTTACAACCTTCTCCTTATCCTGTAGGTTCTACTTTGAACAAAATTGCTAAAAAACAGATACATCACGCTAAAAATACAAATAGACGAATTTTCATGTGGATTCATTATATGGATGTCCACTTCCCATACTTCTACAAAGACAAATTGAAGAATCTTCTGCTCAGAAAGAAAATTCACCTGGCTAATTCTTATATTCTTAAGGTGGTATATGGGGAGATGAATAGTATTCCAAAAGATATATTGGACCAATTGATTATCCTTTATGATGAAGGTATCCTAAGAGTAGATAAATATATTGGAGACCTAATATCCTTCTTAGAGAAAGAAAAACTATTAGAGGACACACTGGTAATACTGACTGCAGATCATGGTGACGAGTTTATGGAACATGGTGGATTAGGACATACACCTAAATTGTATAATGAGCTTCTTCACATTCCATTAATTTTAAGCAATCCTTCTTTAACTAATAGACAGATTACAAAGCGAGTTGACCAGTTGGATATTTCTCCTACCATTTGTGAAGTTTTGGGATGTGCTAAAAATAAAAAATGGTTGGGACAATCTCTTTTGGGTATTTCTGAAGATAAACTTGTTATTAGCGAGGTGGCAAATACATCAATATCTGATAAAGTAGATCTGAATGAATGGAGAATCTCTATTATTGATGATAAATGGAAAGCTCATTATTATGCGAGAACAAGGGAGATAGAACTGTATGATTTAGAGAAGGATCCTCAGGAGAAAATAAATGTAGCTAAAAGATTCAAAAAAACCTCTCTGAGTTTTAGAGAGGTTTTTCAAGAGCACATGACTATGGTTAGAGGAACTTGGTCCCACATCTCACTTAAAAAAGCCATCAAAAATCTCAAACTCAAAGGCAAAATCTAA
- a CDS encoding flippase, translating to MDEVNQALHRIARGTGIIFAGTIISMLLGFISRTLIARHYTVLEYGVFNLALTVIGIGSTIATLGITSSLPREVAFYREKEPDRVDTLISTALSLVAISSVLTVAAIILSRPEIADALTRTESSYLLLKDALKVISLALPFTVLTGIILSVTQGFGRVRERVYFRNIIYPIIWVSAVVALIVLNLPFSGIFQMYVLAQFSIFALLVFEVKRLGLFNLKISIDPSLGKHLIAFSIPLMFTGILSFIMNWTDTLMLGYYKGSEIVGIYNAATPLARLIPLFLNSAAFLYSPMASSLYAKGKLEEMKRVYQILTKWIFMLTLPIFSVMFLFPEAVIRFIFGSKYLEATLPLQILALGFMFHTFLGLNGLNLVVLGDSRVILVSNLVTTSLNVLLNILLIPKYGIEGAATATAVSYVIGNILSSVRLYQRTRIHPFSPNYIKPLIISFLLLGIIRGLKLEVPSIWYAVLILVLFLIVYFLLVLISRSIDKEDVELLLAIEKRLGIDLRIIKRVLRRFV from the coding sequence ATGGATGAAGTAAATCAAGCACTCCACAGAATAGCCAGGGGGACAGGGATAATCTTTGCTGGGACAATTATATCGATGCTACTCGGTTTCATCAGCAGGACGCTGATAGCAAGACACTACACGGTTCTCGAATACGGGGTGTTTAATCTTGCCCTAACTGTAATAGGCATTGGCTCAACCATAGCCACGCTAGGAATTACTAGCTCCCTGCCTAGAGAGGTGGCCTTTTACAGGGAAAAGGAGCCGGATAGGGTAGACACCCTCATATCAACAGCTTTATCGCTAGTTGCCATAAGTAGCGTTCTAACGGTCGCTGCAATAATACTCTCAAGGCCTGAAATAGCGGATGCCTTGACGAGAACCGAGTCCTCTTACCTGCTTCTAAAGGATGCCCTAAAAGTGATAAGCCTCGCACTTCCGTTTACAGTTCTGACTGGCATAATATTATCAGTGACGCAAGGATTTGGGAGGGTTAGAGAGAGAGTCTATTTCAGAAATATAATCTATCCCATAATCTGGGTCTCAGCTGTCGTTGCGCTCATAGTCCTAAATCTCCCGTTTTCAGGGATATTTCAGATGTACGTGCTGGCCCAGTTTTCAATCTTTGCGCTTCTCGTTTTTGAAGTTAAGAGACTCGGACTTTTCAACCTTAAGATTTCAATTGACCCAAGCCTGGGAAAGCATCTCATAGCGTTTTCCATTCCTCTTATGTTTACTGGAATACTCTCGTTTATCATGAACTGGACAGACACGCTGATGCTAGGCTATTACAAAGGCTCAGAGATCGTTGGGATATACAACGCGGCCACTCCTCTGGCAAGGTTAATCCCGCTGTTTCTGAACTCGGCCGCGTTTCTGTACTCGCCGATGGCAAGCAGCCTCTACGCTAAGGGAAAACTGGAGGAAATGAAGCGGGTTTATCAAATTCTCACAAAATGGATTTTTATGCTCACCTTACCAATATTCAGCGTGATGTTTCTTTTCCCTGAGGCCGTTATTAGGTTCATCTTTGGAAGCAAGTATTTGGAGGCAACGTTACCACTGCAGATTTTGGCGCTTGGCTTTATGTTCCATACGTTCCTCGGGCTGAACGGACTGAACCTAGTAGTGCTTGGGGATAGCAGGGTTATCTTGGTAAGTAACCTAGTCACGACAAGCTTAAACGTCCTGCTTAACATTCTGCTGATTCCAAAGTATGGTATTGAAGGAGCTGCAACGGCAACGGCTGTTTCTTATGTCATTGGTAATATCTTAAGTTCAGTAAGACTGTACCAGAGAACAAGAATCCATCCCTTTAGCCCGAACTACATTAAGCCCTTAATTATAAGCTTTCTCCTGCTAGGAATAATTCGCGGCCTTAAGCTGGAGGTTCCGAGCATCTGGTACGCGGTTTTGATTCTGGTACTGTTCCTAATCGTTTACTTCCTGCTGGTTCTCATAAGCAGGAGCATTGATAAGGAGGACGTGGAGCTGTTGCTGGCGATAGAGAAAAGGCTAGGAATTGATCTAAGGATAATAAAAAGAGTGCTAAGGAGGTTCGTTTAG